One window from the genome of Leucobacter aridicollis encodes:
- a CDS encoding glycoside hydrolase family 3 N-terminal domain-containing protein — protein MRLSPHDLRARADARAREVGVQLRPRPVSPPVPARRTLRWAAVGALSVALSAGLIGCAPEPAAPAPSTPTTAAPPPPPTPEELREAEAAQWVAAASTRELAGSVIMASIPTTDPAQLRELMTSSGIGGFIIMGANVPGSPEELAALTAGLTVDATIPPLVAIDEEGGLVTRLPWDTLPGADELRSEQQQATTDAFRGRANLLRSAGVNVNFGVVADATADVASFIYPRSLGDTGKDAATRVTAAVAGERGLVASTLKHFPGHGATPADSHQAIPETALTLTEWRADTAVPFASGINAGAELLMFGHLAYTDVSPKPASLAPEWYALARTELGFTGVAVTDDLGMLRASGIPEYQDPVATTVAAIAAGADLALTVIGMDAPGVAALVDGVTAAADTGTLPEERLREAATRVTQLRLELAAAE, from the coding sequence ATGCGCCTCTCCCCTCACGACCTCCGCGCCAGGGCTGACGCCCGAGCGCGCGAGGTTGGCGTCCAGCTCCGGCCCAGACCCGTGTCGCCGCCGGTCCCCGCCCGCAGGACCCTCCGCTGGGCAGCCGTCGGCGCCCTCAGCGTCGCGCTATCGGCGGGCCTCATCGGGTGCGCCCCGGAACCCGCGGCGCCAGCGCCCTCGACCCCGACGACGGCCGCTCCCCCGCCTCCGCCCACTCCCGAGGAGCTCCGTGAGGCCGAAGCCGCACAGTGGGTCGCGGCGGCTTCGACGCGCGAGCTCGCGGGCAGCGTGATCATGGCCTCGATCCCGACGACAGACCCGGCCCAGCTCCGGGAGCTCATGACGAGCTCCGGTATCGGCGGCTTCATCATCATGGGAGCGAACGTTCCCGGCTCCCCCGAAGAGCTTGCCGCGCTCACTGCGGGGCTCACCGTTGACGCCACGATCCCTCCGCTCGTCGCAATCGACGAAGAAGGTGGGCTCGTCACCAGGCTTCCGTGGGACACGCTGCCAGGTGCAGACGAGCTGCGATCCGAACAGCAACAGGCGACGACCGACGCGTTCCGCGGCCGCGCGAACCTCCTTCGGTCGGCGGGCGTCAACGTCAACTTTGGCGTCGTCGCCGACGCCACCGCCGACGTTGCAAGCTTCATCTACCCCCGCTCCCTCGGCGACACCGGGAAGGACGCCGCCACACGCGTCACCGCGGCCGTCGCCGGCGAACGAGGGCTTGTCGCTTCAACGCTCAAGCACTTCCCCGGGCACGGGGCCACTCCGGCGGACTCGCACCAGGCGATCCCTGAGACCGCGCTCACGCTCACTGAGTGGCGCGCCGACACTGCAGTTCCGTTCGCCTCCGGCATCAACGCAGGCGCAGAACTTCTCATGTTCGGGCACCTCGCCTACACCGACGTCTCGCCGAAACCGGCGTCGCTCGCACCCGAATGGTATGCGCTCGCGCGCACCGAGCTCGGGTTCACAGGCGTCGCCGTCACCGACGATCTCGGCATGCTGCGCGCCAGTGGGATCCCCGAGTACCAGGATCCCGTAGCCACCACCGTCGCCGCCATTGCCGCCGGCGCCGACCTCGCACTCACCGTTATCGGAATGGATGCCCCGGGCGTTGCTGCTCTCGTCGACGGTGTCACTGCTGCGGCAGACACAGGTACCCTCCCCGAGGAACGGCTCCGCGAGGCGGCAACCAGAGTGACGCAGCTGCGGCTTGAACTCGCGGCGGCTGAATAG
- the groL gene encoding chaperonin GroEL (60 kDa chaperone family; promotes refolding of misfolded polypeptides especially under stressful conditions; forms two stacked rings of heptamers to form a barrel-shaped 14mer; ends can be capped by GroES; misfolded proteins enter the barrel where they are refolded when GroES binds), with the protein MAKMIAFDEEARRGLERGLNILADTVKVTLGPRGRNVVLEKKWGAPTITNDGVSIAKEIELDDPYEKIGAELVKEVAKKTDDVAGDGTTTATVLAQALVREGLRNVAAGSDPIALKKGIEKAVAAVITELHAHSKEIETTAEIAATASISAADEQIGALIAEAIDKVGKEGVVTVEESNTFGTELELTEGMRFDKGYLSAYFVTDADRQEVVFEDPYILVVNSKVSNIKDLLPVVDPVIQSGKQLLIIAEDVEGEALATLVLNKIRGIFKSAAVKAPGFGDRRKAMLQDIAILTGGQVISEEVGLKLENATLDMLGTARKVIITKDETTIVQGGGEKEAVEGRVQQIRREIDNTDSDYDREKLQERLAKLAGGVAVIKAGAATEVELKERKHRIEDAVRNAKAAVEEGIVPGGGVALIQAGAKAFANLELTGEEATGAAIVQVAIEAPLKQIALNAGLEPGVVAHKVSELPVGQGLNAATGEYVDMLAAGINDPVKVTRSALQNAASIAGLFLTTEAVVADKPEPAAPMAADPGAGMDF; encoded by the coding sequence ATGGCAAAGATGATTGCGTTTGACGAAGAGGCACGTCGCGGCCTTGAGCGGGGTCTCAACATCCTCGCTGACACTGTCAAGGTGACGCTGGGCCCGCGTGGCCGCAACGTCGTTCTTGAGAAGAAGTGGGGCGCCCCGACGATCACTAACGACGGCGTTTCGATCGCGAAGGAGATCGAGCTCGACGATCCGTACGAGAAGATCGGCGCTGAACTCGTCAAGGAGGTCGCAAAGAAGACCGACGACGTCGCAGGCGACGGCACCACCACCGCTACCGTGCTCGCACAGGCGCTCGTCCGTGAGGGCCTCCGCAACGTTGCTGCAGGCAGCGACCCCATCGCTCTGAAGAAGGGCATCGAGAAGGCTGTCGCGGCTGTCATCACCGAGCTGCACGCGCACTCGAAGGAGATCGAGACCACCGCCGAGATCGCTGCAACCGCTTCGATCTCCGCAGCTGACGAGCAGATCGGCGCGCTGATCGCCGAAGCTATCGACAAGGTCGGCAAGGAAGGCGTCGTCACCGTCGAGGAGTCGAACACGTTCGGCACCGAGCTCGAGCTCACCGAGGGCATGCGCTTCGACAAGGGCTACCTGTCGGCGTACTTCGTCACTGACGCTGACCGCCAGGAGGTCGTCTTCGAGGATCCGTACATCCTCGTCGTCAACAGCAAGGTCTCGAACATCAAGGACCTGCTCCCCGTCGTCGATCCGGTCATCCAGTCGGGCAAGCAGCTCCTCATCATTGCTGAGGACGTCGAGGGCGAAGCACTCGCGACCCTCGTGCTGAACAAGATCCGTGGCATCTTCAAGTCGGCAGCCGTGAAGGCTCCGGGCTTCGGCGATCGCCGCAAGGCAATGCTGCAGGACATCGCGATCCTCACCGGCGGCCAGGTCATCTCGGAAGAGGTCGGCCTGAAGCTCGAGAACGCAACGCTCGACATGCTCGGCACCGCTCGCAAGGTCATCATCACTAAGGATGAGACCACCATCGTTCAGGGTGGCGGCGAGAAGGAAGCAGTCGAGGGCCGCGTGCAGCAGATCCGCCGCGAGATCGACAACACCGATAGCGACTACGACCGTGAGAAGCTCCAGGAGCGCCTTGCGAAGCTCGCTGGTGGCGTTGCAGTCATCAAGGCTGGCGCTGCGACTGAGGTTGAGCTCAAGGAGCGCAAGCACCGTATCGAGGATGCAGTCCGTAACGCAAAGGCAGCTGTCGAGGAGGGCATCGTCCCCGGCGGCGGCGTCGCACTCATTCAGGCCGGCGCAAAGGCGTTCGCAAACCTCGAGCTCACCGGCGAAGAGGCTACCGGCGCGGCTATCGTGCAGGTAGCTATCGAGGCACCGCTCAAGCAGATCGCCCTCAACGCTGGCCTCGAGCCCGGCGTTGTCGCGCACAAGGTCTCTGAGCTGCCCGTTGGCCAGGGCCTGAACGCAGCTACCGGCGAGTACGTCGACATGCTCGCAGCCGGCATCAACGACCCGGTAAAGGTCACTCGTTCGGCTCTGCAGAACGCAGCGTCGATCGCAGGCCTGTTCCTCACCACTGAGGCAGTCGTTGCAGACAAGCCCGAGCCCGCTGCTCCCATGGCAGCTGACCCGGGTGCAGGCATGGACTTCTAA
- a CDS encoding LytR C-terminal domain-containing protein: MTKEHEAAHGARSRRTAASDYPADRFDEIPVGGRIGAHRVTAQPRVTWHFVLGGLIGAALLTTIGIVGVTIAGSSGSLPLPSSQGPAAADTKVKPQLTPEATVAVLDGTTAEGDMAQALATIITDEKWGTIVLAGPAADTDKEISAVFYSDPANEPAALGLAEKLGGVSTYLNTEYAEGNSDLVVLIGADYAGPGKSAK, from the coding sequence GTGACAAAGGAACACGAGGCGGCGCACGGCGCACGTTCGCGACGCACCGCGGCTTCCGACTACCCGGCCGACAGGTTTGATGAGATCCCGGTCGGCGGCCGCATTGGCGCCCACCGCGTGACGGCTCAACCACGCGTGACCTGGCACTTCGTGCTCGGCGGACTGATTGGCGCTGCCTTGCTGACGACTATCGGCATTGTTGGTGTCACGATCGCGGGTTCGAGTGGCTCGCTGCCGCTGCCCTCTTCGCAGGGTCCGGCCGCCGCGGATACGAAAGTGAAACCTCAGCTCACGCCTGAGGCAACTGTCGCGGTGCTCGACGGAACGACCGCCGAAGGCGACATGGCCCAGGCGCTCGCGACGATCATCACCGACGAGAAGTGGGGAACGATTGTGCTTGCTGGCCCCGCCGCAGACACCGACAAAGAGATTTCAGCGGTCTTCTACTCAGATCCAGCGAACGAGCCCGCGGCGCTCGGGCTCGCCGAGAAGCTCGGCGGCGTTTCCACGTATCTCAACACCGAGTACGCCGAGGGCAACTCTGACCTCGTCGTGCTGATTGGCGCCGACTACGCCGGCCCCGGCAAGTCCGCGAAGTAG
- a CDS encoding helix-turn-helix transcriptional regulator encodes MHQVNPQGGGSQVPATLPPLPSRIDAETGAFAALRAGSAIAVLSDEGFGRSTLLWRFAADSRKFGVESLTVLGSEALTPIPFSHLAPLATRVPEIAGYAADPLRTSQALADRFPGRPLRVFVDDSEYVDPTSAAILTQLAGVGTVQLVIAVRDEASLPSAFRAFLAHAGTAKFTLHAINEGDAKVMLEAQLGQLVNASSLTHLLVAVAGVPRELSRLADAAMSAGSFVSARGYLVYVREHVAEDSSEAQQRVIDWWERAATGVPEGDQTQLPALLAPLIASGDPEARLFAGRLEAITGDYGHGMRLLTPQAGDTEYFRASAALWRAHAGEQIDPGQFEEWAANEDFSPSLRFGLLAAVMAHECYAGKPVAALERGFAALESDLWKQVSGPDSGALLYSLHLALVCEGAHELVHAFRVVGIDWDRLGLDHGLFIASRAHALIECGRAVEALDLAHQVLALTEIGDPFGIAGFVAAIGAASATMLEDVAGAGEMLAMYRAGSARSGQMLRPEAERLALGAILLVDGAAAARVELDTLLGRASKECQPFVTMRLTHEAWRLGLLDGFEALAVAAEDIEGQLADALRRLPDGALIEDIASSQYADGRTLYAAEFLSEASRIERANGNKMRAQALLTQAAELADQLPGVNTPRLARVRVDPTLLTAREIDVCVRAAAGLTNVLIAEELFLSQRTVEGHLQRAYAKLGVSDRRQLLPLVDEMPLRD; translated from the coding sequence ATGCACCAAGTGAATCCACAGGGAGGTGGTTCACAGGTACCGGCTACACTGCCTCCCCTGCCGTCTCGAATCGATGCCGAGACGGGAGCGTTCGCTGCGCTTCGCGCCGGCTCAGCGATCGCGGTGCTCAGCGACGAGGGATTCGGTCGCTCGACGTTGCTCTGGCGCTTCGCCGCAGACTCAAGGAAGTTCGGCGTCGAATCACTCACCGTCCTCGGGAGTGAAGCCCTTACACCAATCCCATTTTCGCACCTCGCGCCTCTCGCGACCCGAGTGCCCGAGATCGCGGGGTATGCGGCCGACCCGCTCCGCACGTCGCAGGCGCTCGCCGACCGATTCCCCGGTCGGCCACTCAGAGTCTTTGTCGATGATTCCGAGTACGTCGACCCGACATCCGCCGCGATCCTCACTCAGCTCGCTGGCGTCGGCACCGTGCAGCTCGTGATCGCGGTTCGCGATGAGGCGAGTCTGCCGAGTGCATTTCGCGCCTTCCTCGCGCACGCGGGAACTGCGAAGTTCACGCTTCACGCAATTAACGAGGGTGACGCGAAGGTGATGCTCGAGGCACAGCTCGGTCAGCTCGTGAACGCGAGCTCCCTCACCCACCTGCTCGTCGCCGTCGCCGGGGTGCCACGGGAGCTCTCTCGACTCGCGGACGCCGCGATGAGCGCAGGCAGCTTCGTGAGCGCACGCGGCTACCTTGTCTACGTGAGGGAACACGTCGCCGAAGACTCGTCAGAGGCACAGCAGCGGGTCATCGATTGGTGGGAACGCGCGGCGACAGGAGTGCCCGAAGGCGATCAGACGCAGCTTCCCGCGCTGCTTGCCCCGCTCATCGCTTCTGGTGACCCTGAGGCGAGACTGTTCGCCGGCCGTCTCGAAGCGATAACCGGCGATTACGGTCATGGGATGCGGCTCCTGACACCGCAGGCGGGGGACACCGAGTATTTTCGGGCGTCCGCGGCGCTGTGGCGGGCCCACGCCGGCGAACAGATCGACCCTGGCCAGTTCGAGGAGTGGGCGGCGAACGAAGACTTCTCGCCGTCGCTCCGGTTCGGGCTCCTCGCCGCCGTTATGGCGCACGAGTGCTACGCAGGGAAGCCCGTCGCCGCACTCGAGCGCGGTTTCGCGGCGCTGGAAAGCGACCTCTGGAAGCAGGTGAGCGGCCCCGACAGCGGCGCGCTGCTGTACTCGCTCCACCTCGCCCTGGTCTGCGAGGGCGCGCACGAGCTCGTCCATGCCTTTCGAGTGGTGGGAATCGACTGGGACAGGCTCGGCCTCGACCACGGGCTTTTCATCGCGTCGCGCGCCCACGCCCTCATCGAGTGCGGGCGTGCAGTCGAAGCACTCGACCTCGCGCACCAGGTCCTCGCGCTCACAGAGATCGGGGACCCGTTCGGGATTGCAGGGTTCGTCGCCGCGATCGGCGCCGCATCTGCGACGATGCTCGAGGACGTAGCGGGGGCGGGCGAGATGCTCGCCATGTACCGGGCAGGCTCCGCTCGCAGCGGGCAGATGCTGCGCCCAGAGGCCGAACGGCTGGCGCTCGGCGCGATCCTGCTTGTCGACGGCGCGGCCGCAGCCCGCGTCGAGCTCGACACGCTGCTTGGCCGGGCGAGCAAAGAATGCCAGCCGTTCGTGACGATGCGGCTCACGCACGAAGCGTGGCGCCTTGGCCTGCTCGACGGCTTCGAGGCCCTCGCAGTCGCTGCCGAAGACATCGAAGGGCAGCTTGCGGACGCACTCCGGCGGCTTCCCGACGGGGCGCTCATCGAGGACATCGCGAGCTCGCAGTACGCAGACGGGCGCACGCTATACGCGGCAGAGTTCCTGTCGGAAGCGTCTCGGATAGAACGAGCGAACGGAAACAAGATGCGCGCGCAGGCGCTCCTCACCCAGGCGGCGGAGCTCGCGGATCAGTTGCCCGGCGTCAACACTCCCCGGCTTGCCCGCGTGCGAGTCGACCCGACACTTTTGACTGCGCGCGAGATCGACGTGTGCGTGCGCGCGGCCGCCGGGCTCACGAACGTGTTGATCGCCGAAGAACTCTTCCTCTCCCAGCGCACGGTCGAGGGACACCTGCAGCGGGCATACGCGAAGCTCGGAGTAAGCGACAGGCGGCAATTGCTTCCGCTCGTCGACGAGATGCCCCTACGCGATTAG
- the pdxS gene encoding pyridoxal 5'-phosphate synthase lyase subunit PdxS — protein MNEQTLPRPTFTPHNAEHATLTNSFRGGVIMDVVTAEQAKIAEASGAVAVMALERVPADIRAQGGVARMSDPDLIDGIRAAVSIPVMAKARIGHFVEAEVLAALGVDYVDESEVLSPADYTHHINKREFDVPFVCGATNLGEALRRITEGAAMIRSKGEAGTGDVSEATRHIRTIRAEIGGLVSLGADELFVAAKELQAPYELVANVAATGKLPVPLFTAGGIATPADAAMMMQLGADGVFVGSGIFKSNAPEKRAVAIVRATQNFRDPDIIAEVSRGLGEAMVGINVSDLPAPHRLAERGW, from the coding sequence ATGAACGAACAGACACTCCCAAGGCCAACTTTCACACCGCACAACGCCGAGCATGCAACACTCACCAACAGTTTCCGCGGCGGCGTCATCATGGACGTCGTGACCGCGGAGCAGGCGAAGATCGCGGAGGCCTCCGGAGCGGTCGCGGTGATGGCTCTCGAGCGGGTGCCCGCGGACATCCGTGCGCAGGGCGGGGTCGCCCGCATGAGTGATCCTGACCTCATCGACGGGATTCGCGCAGCCGTATCAATTCCGGTGATGGCAAAGGCCCGTATCGGCCACTTCGTCGAGGCCGAGGTGCTCGCCGCCCTTGGAGTTGACTACGTCGACGAGAGCGAGGTGCTGTCGCCCGCCGACTACACCCATCACATCAACAAGCGTGAGTTCGACGTTCCGTTTGTGTGTGGAGCGACGAACCTCGGAGAGGCGCTGCGGCGCATCACCGAGGGGGCGGCGATGATCCGCTCAAAGGGTGAGGCTGGCACCGGTGACGTGTCAGAAGCGACGCGCCATATTCGCACCATCCGGGCAGAAATAGGCGGGCTTGTGTCACTCGGAGCCGACGAGCTGTTTGTCGCGGCGAAGGAGCTGCAGGCGCCGTACGAACTCGTCGCCAACGTCGCCGCAACAGGAAAGCTCCCGGTGCCGCTCTTCACCGCTGGTGGTATCGCGACACCGGCTGATGCGGCAATGATGATGCAGCTCGGGGCGGACGGGGTGTTTGTGGGCTCTGGGATCTTTAAGTCGAACGCCCCTGAAAAACGTGCAGTCGCCATCGTGCGGGCAACACAGAACTTCCGCGATCCTGACATCATCGCCGAGGTCTCCCGCGGGCTGGGGGAGGCGATGGTCGGCATTAACGTGAGCGACCTTCCAGCGCCTCACCGCCTCGCTGAACGCGGCTGGTAG
- a CDS encoding heme/hemin ABC transporter substrate-binding protein: protein MLKARTSRTRAAVALALGLALALTGCQTAGPNSSTDETETVELPPLASLTPLENPLDYEGPTTAIVGAPSVTPLADKPKATLPVTVQSHDRTGDVPVEVTDTSRVLAISLTGTLADIVYNLGLGDQLIGRDATTTFPGSEDLPLVVTGGHDIEAESVLGLEPTVIFTDLSVGGIDFVNVMRNAGVPVVVVKRSIDPASAAEATQQLAEGLGVSAAATELNAKVADAIAAKEEEVARLIPADEANRPRVAFLYVRGGAGIYYLFGEGSGVDTLLQSLGVIDVAEEAGWKGERPMTDEALVKMDPDIILVMSKGLTSTEGVDGLIEAQPSIALTTAGKKRRIIDINDSMLFASAGRTPDVIDALARAIYAPDSL, encoded by the coding sequence ATGCTCAAGGCTCGCACTTCTCGCACCCGGGCGGCAGTCGCGCTCGCACTGGGTCTCGCCCTTGCCCTGACGGGCTGCCAAACGGCCGGGCCGAACTCGTCAACTGACGAAACTGAGACAGTCGAGCTGCCGCCACTCGCGTCGCTCACCCCGCTTGAGAACCCTCTCGATTACGAGGGCCCGACGACAGCGATTGTGGGGGCACCGTCAGTCACGCCCCTTGCCGACAAGCCGAAGGCGACACTTCCGGTGACCGTGCAGTCGCACGACCGCACCGGCGACGTGCCAGTCGAGGTGACCGACACGTCTCGGGTGCTCGCCATCTCGCTCACAGGGACCCTCGCTGACATCGTCTACAACCTTGGCCTCGGTGATCAGCTCATCGGACGCGACGCGACGACAACGTTCCCCGGCTCTGAAGATCTCCCACTCGTCGTGACTGGCGGCCACGATATCGAGGCAGAGTCCGTGCTTGGCCTCGAGCCCACAGTGATCTTCACGGACCTCAGCGTCGGCGGCATCGACTTCGTGAACGTCATGCGCAACGCAGGCGTGCCCGTCGTTGTCGTCAAGCGCTCGATCGATCCCGCTTCGGCGGCCGAGGCAACTCAGCAGCTCGCTGAAGGCCTCGGCGTCTCAGCGGCAGCGACCGAGCTGAACGCCAAGGTCGCCGACGCGATCGCTGCGAAAGAGGAAGAGGTCGCCCGCCTCATTCCCGCTGACGAGGCCAACCGGCCGCGGGTCGCGTTCCTGTACGTTCGCGGTGGCGCCGGGATCTACTACCTGTTCGGTGAAGGGAGCGGGGTCGATACGCTCCTGCAATCGCTCGGCGTCATCGACGTTGCCGAAGAGGCAGGCTGGAAGGGTGAGCGCCCGATGACAGACGAGGCGCTCGTGAAGATGGACCCTGACATCATCCTCGTGATGTCGAAGGGACTCACGAGCACTGAGGGCGTGGACGGCCTGATCGAGGCTCAGCCAAGCATCGCGCTCACGACAGCAGGCAAGAAGCGCAGGATCATCGACATCAACGACTCGATGCTGTTTGCGAGCGCTGGGCGCACCCCCGACGTTATCGACGCCCTCGCCCGTGCGATATATGCGCCGGACTCGCTCTAA
- a CDS encoding FecCD family ABC transporter permease, which produces MNNTGRTSPTRRSSRAPILFAVLGVLLVLSVLVSAGTGQLAIPPQEVLGSILHRIGIDWLPLPSVPAGDEALWAIRFPRVAMAVLIGVGLSVSGLIMQAIFGNPLAEPGVIGISSGAAVGAGISIVFGLTVFGQWTTAILAFLTGLIATLIVYSMSRAEGRTEVVTLVLTGIAVNAIGGAAIAALTFMGDTQSREAIVFWQLGSLKGMSWSQVLVVAPIIAIGLFAAYVSSRKLDLLALGERNARHLGVNVELLRIGMILVVSLLVGAAVAFAGIISFVGLVIPHLMRMILGPAHLPLVTATALAGALLMTLADLAARTLVPMAELPIGILTALVGGPFFFWLLRRTRKRSGGWG; this is translated from the coding sequence ATGAATAACACAGGCCGCACTTCGCCTACACGACGGAGTAGTCGCGCACCCATTCTCTTCGCCGTCCTCGGAGTGCTGCTCGTGTTGAGCGTTCTCGTCTCGGCCGGGACGGGTCAGCTCGCGATCCCGCCGCAGGAGGTGCTCGGCTCGATCCTGCACAGGATTGGCATCGACTGGCTGCCGCTTCCCTCGGTTCCCGCGGGTGACGAAGCACTGTGGGCGATCCGATTCCCGCGCGTCGCAATGGCAGTACTCATCGGAGTCGGCCTCTCGGTTTCAGGCCTCATCATGCAGGCGATCTTCGGGAACCCGCTCGCTGAACCCGGTGTCATCGGCATCTCGTCTGGTGCCGCGGTCGGCGCCGGCATCTCGATCGTGTTCGGTCTCACTGTCTTTGGACAGTGGACCACGGCAATCCTCGCCTTCCTCACTGGCCTCATCGCCACGCTCATTGTCTATTCGATGAGCCGGGCCGAAGGGCGCACCGAGGTCGTCACACTTGTGCTCACAGGTATCGCGGTCAACGCAATCGGCGGTGCCGCGATTGCAGCGCTCACGTTCATGGGCGATACCCAGTCGCGTGAGGCGATCGTTTTCTGGCAGCTCGGAAGCCTGAAAGGAATGAGCTGGTCGCAGGTGCTCGTCGTCGCACCGATCATCGCGATCGGCCTGTTCGCCGCCTACGTTTCGTCGCGAAAGCTTGACCTTCTCGCGCTCGGCGAGCGAAACGCTCGCCACCTCGGCGTCAACGTTGAGCTGCTGCGGATCGGCATGATCCTCGTCGTCTCGCTCCTCGTCGGCGCAGCCGTCGCGTTCGCCGGCATCATCTCGTTCGTCGGTCTCGTCATCCCGCACCTCATGCGCATGATCCTCGGCCCCGCACATTTGCCGCTCGTGACAGCGACCGCGCTCGCCGGCGCACTCCTCATGACGCTCGCCGACCTTGCCGCGCGTACGCTCGTGCCGATGGCCGAGCTCCCCATTGGCATTCTCACGGCGCTCGTCGGTGGCCCGTTCTTCTTCTGGCTGCTCAGACGAACACGGAAGCGCTCGGGAGGGTGGGGATAA
- a CDS encoding LysE family transporter — MSFSLWLSLLTACLVISLTPGAGAINTMSNALASGWRRSIWGIVGQVIALIVHIVIVAAGVGVFVAKSPALFAGIRYAGAAYLVYLGVRMALTRPRQADAGDVTVVPHVTNRAMLLRGLWVNLLNPKAIVFFLAFIPQFVRLDQPQLPQYVILGATAVAVDVLVMWFFFAAAAKPFGRFASTVRGQRVLNIVFGALFVVVAGVLLLMH, encoded by the coding sequence GTGTCGTTTTCCCTCTGGCTCTCACTGCTGACCGCGTGCCTCGTTATTAGCCTCACCCCGGGGGCCGGTGCGATCAACACAATGTCGAACGCGCTTGCGAGCGGCTGGAGGCGGTCGATCTGGGGAATCGTCGGGCAGGTGATCGCGCTCATCGTGCACATCGTCATCGTGGCCGCAGGCGTTGGGGTGTTTGTCGCGAAGTCACCGGCGCTGTTCGCTGGCATCAGGTATGCGGGAGCCGCATACCTTGTCTATCTCGGTGTACGGATGGCGCTCACTCGGCCGAGGCAGGCGGACGCTGGCGATGTCACTGTCGTGCCACACGTGACCAACCGCGCAATGCTGCTGCGGGGACTGTGGGTGAACCTGCTGAACCCGAAAGCGATCGTGTTTTTCCTCGCGTTCATCCCGCAGTTCGTGCGGCTCGACCAGCCTCAGCTGCCGCAGTACGTCATTTTGGGTGCCACGGCGGTAGCGGTAGATGTGCTTGTCATGTGGTTCTTCTTCGCAGCGGCAGCGAAGCCGTTTGGGCGATTCGCGTCGACTGTGAGAGGACAGCGGGTGCTGAACATCGTGTTTGGCGCGCTGTTTGTTGTCGTCGCCGGGGTGCTGCTGCTCATGCACTAG
- a CDS encoding heme ABC transporter ATP-binding protein: MNARHIALPTVADSGTVVCAAASVTIERGRKKLLDSVSLDLRAGEVLSLLGPNGAGKSTLLSLLSGDVEPDDGRVEFGGKSLDEWSLVDLSRRRSVLLQENQLLFPFTVHQVVEMGRAPWRRTPLEDDDNEAIGEAISATDIGHLGHRRVPSLSGGERARTAFARVIAGRTGVLMLDEPTAALDLGHQEAVLTLARERAAAGDAVLIVLHDLNLASAYSDRIALLRNGKIVANGAPDEVLEAEVLTDVYRTPVEVIRHPVTGQRIVLPNRAG; this comes from the coding sequence ATGAACGCTCGCCACATCGCACTTCCGACGGTCGCCGACAGCGGCACCGTCGTCTGCGCCGCCGCCTCTGTCACAATCGAACGCGGCCGCAAGAAACTGCTCGACAGCGTCTCGCTCGACCTCCGCGCTGGCGAGGTCCTCTCACTTCTTGGCCCGAACGGTGCGGGCAAGTCGACCCTGCTGAGCCTGCTCTCTGGTGATGTTGAGCCAGACGATGGCCGCGTCGAGTTCGGCGGCAAGTCCCTCGACGAATGGTCTCTCGTTGACCTGTCCCGCCGCCGCTCAGTGCTGCTGCAGGAGAACCAGCTGCTGTTCCCGTTCACGGTGCACCAGGTCGTCGAGATGGGGCGAGCGCCGTGGCGCCGCACCCCGCTCGAAGATGACGACAATGAGGCGATCGGTGAGGCGATCTCGGCGACTGACATCGGTCACCTCGGGCACCGTAGGGTCCCGTCGCTGTCGGGAGGCGAGCGTGCACGCACGGCGTTCGCACGCGTCATCGCCGGACGCACCGGCGTGCTCATGCTCGACGAGCCGACTGCGGCGCTCGACCTCGGCCACCAGGAGGCAGTGCTGACGCTCGCGCGCGAACGCGCCGCAGCCGGGGATGCGGTGCTCATCGTGTTGCACGACCTCAACCTTGCGAGCGCCTACTCCGACAGGATCGCGCTGCTCCGAAACGGCAAGATCGTCGCGAACGGTGCGCCTGACGAGGTGCTTGAGGCTGAGGTGCTGACCGACGTCTACCGCACCCCTGTCGAGGTGATTCGCCACCCGGTGACGGGCCAGCGGATCGTGCTCCCCAACCGCGCCGGGTAG